A portion of the Sphingobacterium spiritivorum genome contains these proteins:
- a CDS encoding efflux RND transporter periplasmic adaptor subunit: MAKKKNRLPLILVIAAVVILVVFVAGNKLGWFGDGNVIKVAVDKVQERTVHELVSASGKIQPEFEVKLSSEVSGEIIELNIKEGDVVKKGQVLCRVKPDILQSGFDQAVASLNIQRATLASSQQQLKQQEANFVNTEATFKRNQELFKKRVISAAEMDKAEADYRSALASIEAQRQSVRATRYGIDQSQASVKQAGDNLARTTIYAPSDGVISLLSVELGERVVGTAQMAGTEIMRIANMSSMEVNVDVNENDINRVKLGDQADIEVDAFQGRKFVGVVTEIASSSKSAATTTAASTAEQVTNFNVKVRISPDSYADILNNNLKNPSPFRPGLSATVQIRTKTASGLVVPIQSVTIRTEEIKSDEPKGEDSANKDDKTKKAAATENAGAKEYVFVVNGTEVNMVEVKTGIQDDNNIIILSGLKKDQEVVSRPFNAISKTLKDKSKVEKVDKDKLN; this comes from the coding sequence ATGGCTAAGAAAAAAAATAGACTTCCTCTCATTCTTGTAATTGCGGCAGTGGTAATTCTCGTCGTATTTGTTGCCGGCAATAAATTGGGATGGTTTGGTGATGGTAATGTAATCAAGGTTGCGGTGGATAAAGTTCAGGAGCGAACTGTTCATGAACTGGTATCTGCCAGCGGTAAAATCCAGCCCGAATTTGAAGTCAAACTGAGTTCGGAAGTATCAGGGGAGATCATTGAACTGAATATAAAGGAAGGAGATGTCGTAAAGAAAGGACAAGTATTGTGTCGTGTAAAACCCGATATCCTTCAGTCTGGTTTTGATCAGGCAGTCGCTTCATTAAATATACAACGTGCAACATTAGCTTCTTCTCAACAACAGTTAAAACAACAGGAGGCTAATTTTGTCAATACGGAAGCCACTTTTAAAAGAAATCAGGAACTTTTTAAAAAGCGTGTAATATCCGCAGCCGAAATGGACAAAGCAGAAGCCGATTATCGCAGTGCACTTGCTTCTATTGAAGCACAGAGACAGAGCGTACGTGCTACCCGATATGGGATAGATCAGTCGCAGGCATCGGTCAAACAGGCGGGTGATAACCTGGCGAGAACAACTATCTACGCTCCTTCGGACGGTGTAATTTCTTTATTGTCCGTAGAATTGGGAGAGCGTGTGGTGGGAACAGCACAAATGGCGGGTACTGAAATTATGCGTATAGCGAATATGTCATCAATGGAAGTGAATGTGGACGTTAATGAAAATGATATCAACAGAGTAAAACTGGGAGACCAGGCAGATATTGAAGTAGATGCTTTTCAAGGCCGCAAATTTGTAGGAGTCGTAACTGAAATAGCGAGCTCATCCAAAAGTGCTGCCACTACTACCGCTGCATCTACAGCAGAGCAGGTCACAAACTTTAATGTGAAAGTAAGAATCTCTCCAGATTCATATGCTGATATCCTGAATAATAATCTGAAGAACCCATCTCCATTCAGACCGGGACTTTCAGCTACAGTTCAGATCAGAACGAAAACAGCTTCCGGATTGGTGGTGCCGATTCAATCGGTTACGATCCGTACCGAGGAGATCAAATCTGACGAACCAAAAGGGGAGGACTCTGCGAATAAAGATGATAAAACTAAAAAGGCTGCTGCCACTGAAAATGCAGGAGCTAAAGAGTACGTATTTGTCGTAAACGGAACTGAGGTCAATATGGTTGAAGTGAAAACAGGTATTCAGGACGATAATAATATTATCATCTTATCCGGACTGAAAAAAGATCAGGAAGTTGTATCCAGACCATTTAATGCGATTTCAAAAACACTAAAAGATAAAAGTAAAGTTGAAAAAGTAGATAAGGATAAGCTTAATTAA